The genomic region ACTACCCCGTCAAGCGAATATGAAAATTATTGGGTTGCCAAAGATGGCAGCCGCCGACTGATTTCTTGGTCGAATACGCTGCTGTTCGATCGCGATCGTTCTCTGAAATATATTATCGGCATCGGCATCGACATCACCGATCGCAAACGGGCGGAGAAAGTGGAACGGGCTTTGCAGCGCGAGCAGGAATTAAATCAACTCCAATTGCGCTTTTTTTCGATGGTTTCGCACGAATTTCGCACGCCCCTGAGTACGATTTTGATGTCGGCTCAAAGTTTGGAGAAAAACTCTCCTAACTTTGAGCCGGGTCGGATTTTAAAAAATTCTCGGCGGATTCAAAGGTCCGTGCAGCATACCCTACAATTACTCGACGATATTCTAACGCTCAATCGCGCGGAAACTGGAAAGTTAGAGTTTCAACCCGCCCCGTTGAATTTGATTCAGGTTTATCGGCAAATTATCGAAGAAGTGCGGTTGACTTTTGATGGCGATCGTCCTCTCAATTTTAGTTACGATCTCTGGTTGCTGCCGCCGAGTCGGCGAGTTTCTATGGATGCTAAATTGCTGCGATCGATTGCCCTGAATTTACTCTCGAATGCGATCAAATATTCGCCTCAAGGAGAAGGGATTGAAGTCGAGTTATCTTCTGCGTCGGGGTCTATCGACGAGGATGGTTCGGTGCGTTTATCCGGAGAGGGGGAGCCAAATTTATCGATTTTGACCGTGAAAGATCGCGGAATTGGTATTCCCGAGTCGGATCTCCCGCACTTGTTTGAAGCGTTCCATCGCGGCGCAAATGTCGGCAGTATTCCCGGAACCGGATTGGGGTTGACGGTGGTCAAAAAATGTGTGGATTTACACGGCGCGGCGATCGCCGTAACCAGTAATGTAGAAGGAGACGCACCAGTGCGAGGCACGACCTTTACCGTGACTATTCCTTTCTCTATCTGAGCGATCGGTTTCGGACTCGCCCCACGGATCGATCGGCGGTCCGATCTCTAACCTGTAGAGTGCAGATCTTTTGTCATCCCTTCCTGACTCGACGTTTAGACATCTTTCTTGTAACTCTTCTCATCGACTTTCAAGCTCTCCTAACTGGCTCCTTGCCACAGACTGGATCCCCTTGCTACCTTAAGCAATGTAGCTACAATAAGTATGACAACATGGCTAGAGACTACATGCTGCGAATTCGGCTCAACAGCCAAGAATTGGAAAAATTGAAAGCGGAAGCACAGCGACGAGAACTGTCGATGTCGGAAGTGGTGCGCGATTACATCAAACGGATGCCCAAACCGAAGAAGGCGCCGCAAAACATGACCGAGACAATGACCGAAACGTCCTCAACTCAGGGGTGAGGGTGGTCACTCGGTCCGTCGGTCCGCATCGTCGGGGCGATCGCTGGAGTCCGACTCCTCGCCGAGGTCGAAATCGAGGGAAGAGTCGGCAGGGGGTTGGGGACGTTCCTCCTCGTCAAAAGTCCAATCGAGGACGGTCGGCGGATTTACCGGAGATTGTGATTGCGATTCCGATTCCGGTGTGGGTTCGGGGAGAGGTTCGTCAAAGCTTTCTGGGGTATCGACCGGGGTGGGGGTTGCAGAGACCTCGTGGCGGTAAATGCGGATTTGGTTGAGGCGCGGACCTTCAGCCGAGACGACGGTAAATTCGAGGTTGTCATAGTGAAGGGTTTCGCCTTGTTGGGGGATTTTTTGAAATTGATAGATGACGAAACCGCCGAGGGTTTGA from Oxynema aestuarii AP17 harbors:
- a CDS encoding ribbon-helix-helix protein, CopG family, which produces MARDYMLRIRLNSQELEKLKAEAQRRELSMSEVVRDYIKRMPKPKKAPQNMTETMTETSSTQG